In one Pseudomonas sp. Bout1 genomic region, the following are encoded:
- a CDS encoding LysR family transcriptional regulator translates to MSIGKNFAGVIAFMKVAASESFSEAARDLGISVPSVSRSITRLETQLAIKLLERTTHSVAVTQEGRRFFEECLPSVEHLLRATEALKQSTQSPSGVVRVSSTVGFGRKCIAPLLAGFCKAHPDITLEFDLNDRHVDFAEGRVDVAIRNGRLEDADVIAKQLAPMSFVTCAAPEYLQVAGYPQTLEDLAAHKTIAFRLAQSGKPHVWEFEVDGQFMRLPLPYSQLFNDPELVALAALAGGGVAQLAGYQAQHWIAQQRLVVLLPGYRAQARGRGHYICYRQRDKTPLRVKLFVDYMVQAFQA, encoded by the coding sequence ATGTCCATCGGAAAAAATTTCGCCGGCGTCATCGCCTTCATGAAAGTGGCGGCCAGCGAAAGCTTCAGTGAGGCGGCTCGTGACCTGGGCATTTCAGTGCCATCGGTCAGCCGCAGCATTACGCGTCTGGAAACCCAACTGGCCATCAAGCTGCTCGAACGTACGACCCACAGTGTGGCTGTTACCCAGGAGGGGCGACGTTTTTTCGAAGAATGCCTGCCCAGCGTCGAGCACCTTTTGCGCGCTACCGAAGCGCTTAAGCAATCCACCCAGTCGCCGTCCGGCGTTGTGCGGGTGAGTTCTACCGTGGGTTTTGGGCGCAAGTGCATTGCGCCGCTGCTGGCCGGGTTTTGTAAGGCCCACCCGGACATCACCCTCGAGTTTGACCTGAACGATCGCCATGTGGATTTCGCCGAAGGCCGGGTGGATGTCGCGATTCGCAACGGGCGGCTGGAAGACGCCGATGTCATAGCAAAACAGCTGGCACCGATGAGTTTCGTCACCTGCGCCGCGCCCGAGTATCTGCAAGTGGCCGGTTACCCGCAGACCCTTGAGGACCTAGCGGCGCACAAGACCATCGCGTTTCGCCTGGCGCAATCGGGCAAGCCACATGTGTGGGAATTTGAAGTCGATGGGCAGTTCATGCGGCTGCCGTTGCCTTACAGCCAGTTGTTCAATGACCCGGAACTGGTGGCGCTCGCGGCGCTAGCCGGTGGCGGTGTGGCGCAGCTTGCCGGTTATCAGGCGCAGCACTGGATCGCGCAACAGCGCCTGGTGGTCTTGCTGCCGGGCTATAGGGCGCAGGCGCGGGGCAGGGGGCATTACATCTGCTATCGCCAGCGCGACAAGACGCCGCTGCGGGTCAAATTGTTCGTCGACTACATGGTGCAGGCCTTCCAGGCGTGA
- a CDS encoding aromatic alcohol reductase: MIASILVLGAGELGLAVLRQLSRLAAPQNVPVTVLLRPATLNSTDPAKQQETSELRALGIELLAGDLANDSEAELAAVFADYHTVICCIGFAAGIGTQRKLTRAAIAGGVKRYVPWQFGVDYDVIGRGSAQDVWDEQLDVRDLLRGQQGTQWVIVSTGMFTSFLFEPSFGVVDLAQNTVHALGDWDTAVTVTTPEDIGLLTARILFSEPPIINQVVYTAGDTLTYGELADTVDAQLGLRLKRERWPVPYLQTKLAAAPLDNLMKYRVAFAQGNGVAWDPAITFNAQQQIAVTSVAQWIEQNLKAPATSR, encoded by the coding sequence ATGATTGCTTCGATCCTTGTACTGGGCGCCGGCGAGTTGGGCCTGGCCGTACTGCGCCAATTGTCACGCCTTGCCGCACCGCAGAATGTGCCGGTAACCGTGTTGCTGCGCCCTGCCACGCTGAACTCGACCGACCCCGCCAAACAGCAGGAAACCAGCGAACTGCGCGCACTGGGCATTGAGCTGTTGGCCGGTGACCTGGCCAACGATTCCGAAGCCGAACTGGCGGCGGTGTTCGCTGACTATCACACCGTAATCTGTTGCATCGGTTTTGCCGCCGGCATTGGCACCCAGCGCAAACTGACCCGCGCCGCCATCGCAGGCGGCGTGAAGCGCTATGTGCCGTGGCAGTTCGGCGTGGACTACGACGTGATTGGCCGAGGCTCGGCCCAGGACGTGTGGGATGAGCAACTTGACGTACGCGACTTGCTGCGGGGCCAGCAAGGCACGCAATGGGTGATCGTCTCCACCGGAATGTTTACCAGCTTTCTGTTTGAACCTTCATTCGGCGTCGTCGACCTGGCGCAAAATACCGTGCACGCACTGGGGGATTGGGACACCGCCGTCACCGTCACCACCCCAGAGGATATCGGCCTGCTGACCGCGCGCATCCTGTTCAGCGAGCCACCGATCATCAATCAAGTGGTGTACACCGCTGGCGACACGCTGACCTATGGCGAGCTGGCAGATACTGTCGATGCGCAACTGGGGCTCAGGCTAAAACGCGAACGCTGGCCGGTGCCGTACCTGCAAACCAAACTGGCCGCTGCGCCCTTGGACAATTTGATGAAATACCGGGTGGCCTTCGCCCAAGGCAACGGCGTGGCCTGGGACCCCGCCATCACCTTCAATGCGCAACAGCAGATCGCCGTGACCAGCGTCGCCCAGTGGATTGAGCAGAACCTCAAGGCACCGGCAACCAGCCGCTGA
- a CDS encoding argininosuccinate lyase, producing the protein MNTKKSLMHLAVALALFSSYGAYAADTGALPCKTTEECAAQAAKVGATPGSSQTAHKAKGDPTQTQFAWLNRINKASIVMLTEEGIVKPDMGHKIAGGVRFAIDQADQPDGKRPEDVLQLEKIMTDKIGPEASLIHSGRSRQDMLATYRLAKLRSQVLAYSDALNATRQRILNIADKNIDTLVPAYTNGVQAMPISYAHYLLAFEAAFDRDGQRIRELYTRLNQSPMGTAVLANSAYPLNRERLAELLGFDGVRENSLDSSQVSTYDIPIEAANLAASSAIRIGAMIGDIHTQYHQIRPWLLLDEESTYTSSAMPQKRNPGLLMRTRESASDVVGLAQTVTLRAHNVTTGMTDYKFAFDSLGLFQSTDEMFKSMDAVLDALQINPQRALDELESEWTTSMELADTLERQFKVPFRIGHSFASLIVTEARSNGTTPKTFAYADAQKLYTQAADKYKWTPNTLPLDEAGFRAALSPTAMVKTRKGTGGPQPEEVKRMLVEARKTLDADQSWLKERREKLKGAEGNLDKAFDKLLNAKG; encoded by the coding sequence ATGAATACCAAAAAAAGCCTGATGCACCTGGCCGTCGCCCTTGCGCTGTTCAGCAGTTACGGTGCCTATGCCGCCGACACTGGTGCGCTGCCCTGCAAAACCACCGAAGAGTGCGCGGCCCAGGCCGCCAAAGTCGGCGCCACACCGGGCTCTTCGCAAACGGCCCACAAGGCCAAGGGCGACCCGACCCAAACCCAGTTCGCCTGGTTGAACCGCATCAACAAAGCCTCGATCGTGATGCTCACCGAAGAAGGCATCGTCAAGCCGGACATGGGCCACAAGATCGCCGGCGGCGTACGCTTTGCCATCGACCAGGCCGACCAGCCCGACGGCAAACGCCCGGAAGACGTGCTGCAACTGGAAAAAATCATGACCGACAAGATCGGTCCTGAAGCGTCCCTGATCCACTCCGGCCGCAGCCGCCAGGACATGCTCGCCACCTACCGCCTGGCCAAGCTGCGCTCGCAGGTATTGGCCTATAGCGACGCGCTGAACGCCACCCGCCAACGTATCCTGAACATCGCCGACAAAAACATCGACACCCTGGTGCCCGCCTATACCAACGGCGTGCAGGCCATGCCCATCAGCTACGCGCATTACCTGCTGGCGTTCGAAGCCGCATTTGATCGCGACGGCCAGCGGATCCGCGAACTTTACACCCGCCTCAACCAGAGCCCGATGGGCACCGCGGTGCTGGCGAACTCCGCCTACCCGCTTAATCGCGAACGCCTGGCCGAGTTGCTGGGGTTTGATGGCGTGCGGGAGAACTCCCTGGATTCCAGCCAGGTGTCGACCTATGACATTCCAATCGAGGCGGCCAACCTGGCGGCGTCTTCGGCGATCCGCATCGGCGCGATGATCGGCGATATCCATACCCAGTACCATCAGATCCGCCCTTGGCTGCTGCTGGACGAAGAGTCCACCTACACCAGCAGCGCGATGCCGCAAAAGCGCAACCCGGGGTTGTTGATGCGCACCCGCGAATCAGCCTCCGACGTGGTCGGCCTGGCGCAGACCGTGACCCTGCGCGCGCATAACGTCACCACCGGCATGACCGACTACAAGTTCGCGTTTGATTCGTTGGGCTTGTTCCAATCCACCGATGAGATGTTCAAAAGCATGGACGCCGTGCTGGATGCGCTGCAAATCAACCCGCAGCGTGCGCTGGATGAACTGGAGTCGGAATGGACCACGTCCATGGAGCTGGCCGACACCCTGGAGCGTCAGTTCAAGGTGCCGTTCCGCATTGGTCACAGCTTCGCTTCTTTGATCGTCACCGAGGCGCGCAGCAACGGCACCACGCCAAAGACCTTCGCGTATGCAGACGCGCAAAAGCTGTACACCCAGGCGGCGGACAAATACAAATGGACGCCCAATACCTTGCCCCTGGATGAGGCAGGCTTTCGTGCGGCGCTGTCGCCGACCGCGATGGTCAAGACCCGTAAAGGCACGGGTGGGCCGCAGCCGGAAGAGGTCAAGCGGATGTTGGTGGAGGCACGTAAAACACTCGACGCGGACCAGAGCTGGTTGAAGGAGCGTCGTGAGAAGTTGAAAGGTGCCGAAGGCAACCTGGACAAGGCCTTCGACAAGTTGCTGAACGCCAAGGGCTGA
- a CDS encoding putative natural product biosynthesis protein encodes MSSILPSGAARLVSKASRRPSRGDVLLPSVEYPSNARCFVHLDARLLPYWHSLFDICPGLLKLDPPEGLNLFRSFMTWAYRNRPSLNWTYHVSVCRWLLGSVYCAQIDEEPIEAFMTAAAARWVSDDSSQARGVVLAWRGSPLQVVDWKQGSGVPLQTLPPLLWDFGWCALDSQGRFSGWLPVP; translated from the coding sequence ATGAGTTCTATCCTGCCTTCCGGCGCTGCCCGCCTGGTCAGCAAGGCGTCGCGCCGCCCGTCGCGCGGTGACGTGCTGTTGCCGTCTGTCGAATACCCAAGTAACGCCCGTTGTTTTGTCCACCTGGATGCACGGTTGCTGCCGTACTGGCACAGCTTGTTCGACATCTGCCCCGGTTTGCTCAAGCTCGACCCGCCAGAGGGCTTGAACCTGTTTCGCAGTTTCATGACGTGGGCGTATCGCAACCGTCCATCCCTGAACTGGACCTATCACGTAAGTGTGTGCCGTTGGTTGCTCGGTTCGGTGTATTGCGCGCAGATCGATGAAGAACCCATCGAGGCGTTCATGACGGCGGCAGCGGCCCGTTGGGTCAGCGATGACAGCAGCCAGGCCCGGGGCGTGGTCCTGGCCTGGCGAGGCTCGCCGCTGCAGGTGGTGGACTGGAAGCAGGGCAGTGGCGTGCCACTGCAAACGTTGCCGCCACTGCTGTGGGACTTCGGCTGGTGCGCGCTGGATAGCCAGGGGCGATTCAGCGGCTGGTTGCCGGTGCCTTGA
- a CDS encoding copper chaperone PCu(A)C has translation MTAVQHLKRIALGLSLLGLAAHASAQAVVSDAWVRASVPGQPSSGAFMTVTADTDSRLLSVASPIAKTVQIHEMTMKDDVMRMGPVDSVPLPAGKAVKLDPDGYHVMLIDLTAQIKEGDQVPLTVTVENAKGEKQSIEVKAQARALNAMEPMDHSKMH, from the coding sequence ATGACTGCCGTTCAACACCTCAAGCGTATCGCCCTCGGTCTCTCCCTGCTGGGCCTCGCGGCGCACGCCAGTGCACAGGCGGTGGTCAGCGACGCCTGGGTACGCGCCTCGGTACCGGGCCAGCCGTCCAGCGGCGCCTTCATGACCGTCACCGCCGACACCGACAGCAGACTGCTCAGTGTGGCCTCGCCAATCGCCAAGACCGTGCAGATCCATGAAATGACCATGAAGGACGATGTGATGCGCATGGGCCCGGTGGACTCGGTTCCGTTGCCCGCCGGCAAGGCCGTCAAGCTCGACCCGGACGGTTACCACGTGATGCTGATCGACCTCACTGCGCAGATCAAGGAAGGCGACCAGGTGCCGCTGACCGTTACCGTGGAAAACGCCAAGGGTGAAAAGCAGTCGATTGAAGTGAAGGCCCAGGCCCGTGCGTTGAACGCAATGGAGCCGATGGATCACAGCAAGATGCACTAA
- a CDS encoding DHCW motif cupin fold protein: MDLTAIPFGTTDWSKIEPVLHPGETGSAYWRTCQFGSTRVRRVEYSAGYLADHWCWRGHILLCLEGELHTELEDGRQFTLTAGMSYQVGNDMEGHRSSTRLGATLFVVD, encoded by the coding sequence ATGGACCTGACCGCAATCCCTTTTGGTACCACTGATTGGTCGAAGATTGAACCCGTGCTGCACCCCGGCGAAACCGGCAGTGCGTATTGGCGCACCTGCCAGTTCGGTTCAACCCGCGTGCGCAGGGTCGAATACAGCGCCGGTTATCTCGCCGATCACTGGTGTTGGCGCGGGCATATCCTGCTGTGCCTGGAAGGCGAGTTGCACACCGAGCTGGAAGATGGCCGCCAGTTCACGCTGACGGCCGGGATGAGTTATCAGGTGGGCAATGACATGGAAGGGCATCGGTCATCGACCCGCCTTGGAGCAACGTTATTTGTCGTGGATTGA
- a CDS encoding LysR family transcriptional regulator produces MELRHLRYFIMVAEERHFTRAAARLNMQQPPLSQQIRALEQELGFDLFKRHPKGVDLTAGGLVFLDEARTILARVEQGSLKAARAAQGIEGTLVIAFTSSAAAHPLIPRIIRAYREQYPGVELSINEGSAREVTEDALEKRIDIGIVRAPVSDHQSLTFHRLLNEEMLLTLPVGHPLLKGREPKITMADLKDERFILVRRPGAPGMYANLIKACQNAGFEPKIAFEVERMLTNVSLVAAGEGISVVPASMRDVHRESVVYCRISDARPRLLAPITLVRRAFNPSAPLQNFIGLARELAGVYRKG; encoded by the coding sequence ATGGAACTTCGCCATTTACGTTATTTCATCATGGTGGCCGAAGAACGACATTTCACCCGCGCCGCCGCCCGCCTGAACATGCAACAACCACCTCTGAGCCAACAGATCCGTGCCCTGGAACAAGAGCTGGGGTTCGACCTGTTCAAGCGCCACCCCAAGGGCGTCGACCTGACCGCCGGCGGCCTGGTGTTTCTCGATGAAGCGCGGACCATCCTCGCCCGCGTGGAACAAGGTTCCCTCAAGGCGGCGCGTGCCGCCCAGGGCATCGAAGGCACGCTGGTCATCGCCTTCACCAGCTCCGCCGCTGCCCACCCGCTGATCCCGCGCATCATCCGCGCCTACCGCGAGCAATACCCGGGCGTGGAACTCTCGATCAACGAAGGCAGCGCCCGGGAAGTCACCGAAGACGCCCTCGAAAAACGCATCGACATCGGCATCGTCCGCGCCCCGGTCAGCGACCACCAGAGCCTGACCTTCCACCGCCTGCTCAACGAAGAAATGCTGCTGACCCTGCCCGTCGGGCACCCGCTGCTCAAGGGGCGCGAGCCAAAAATCACCATGGCCGACCTCAAGGACGAACGCTTCATCCTGGTCCGCCGCCCCGGCGCGCCGGGCATGTACGCCAACCTGATCAAGGCCTGCCAAAACGCCGGCTTCGAGCCGAAGATTGCCTTTGAAGTGGAGCGCATGCTGACCAACGTCAGCCTGGTGGCTGCCGGTGAGGGCATCTCGGTGGTGCCGGCGTCGATGCGCGATGTGCATCGCGAAAGCGTGGTGTATTGCCGGATCAGCGACGCCAGGCCGAGGCTGCTGGCGCCGATCACACTGGTACGGCGCGCGTTCAATCCGTCGGCGCCGTTGCAGAACTTCATTGGGTTGGCGCGGGAATTGGCGGGGGTTTATCGCAAAGGTTGA
- a CDS encoding OprD family porin — protein MNKSPITLGLTSATLGLTLAFPTFAEADFFKDSKADLEFRNFYFNSDFRQDNAKQSKRDEWAQGLILNYQSGYTEGLVGFGLDAMGLQGLKLDSSPDRQNTGLLPVGEDGAPDSYSRIGATAKARISKSVLKIGTLIPKLPTVLPNDGRLLPQTFRGTQLTSQDIDGLTFDAGRLTSNTLRNDSSHDDIQASGKGIKGAVPSDKFDFASASYSWTKTLVTGYHYANLENNYKQHIFNVLHTLSLGDAQSFKTDLRYADSSKEGNSNVDNQAFGAKFTYSISGHSFGAAYQRMKGLTGFPSLEGTDSYLVNYVMISPDFANPEEKSWQARYDYNFAALGIPGLTFMTRYLKGDNFERSKGVEGTEWERNTDIGYVFQSGALKNLEVKWRNGTYRSNGSGSDIDQNRFIVSYTLPLL, from the coding sequence ATGAACAAATCCCCCATTACCCTGGGCCTGACCTCGGCCACCCTCGGTTTGACCCTCGCCTTCCCAACCTTTGCCGAAGCTGACTTTTTCAAGGACAGCAAGGCCGACCTCGAATTTCGCAACTTCTACTTCAACAGCGATTTCCGCCAGGACAACGCCAAGCAGTCCAAGCGTGATGAGTGGGCTCAAGGGCTGATACTCAATTACCAATCGGGTTACACCGAAGGGCTGGTTGGATTTGGCCTCGATGCCATGGGCCTGCAAGGCCTGAAACTGGACTCCAGCCCCGACCGGCAAAACACTGGCCTGCTCCCCGTGGGCGAGGACGGCGCCCCGGACAGCTACAGCCGGATAGGCGCCACCGCCAAAGCGCGGATTTCCAAGAGCGTGCTTAAAATCGGCACGCTGATCCCCAAACTGCCCACGGTACTGCCCAACGACGGCAGGCTGCTGCCCCAGACCTTTCGCGGCACCCAACTGACCAGCCAGGATATCGACGGGCTGACTTTCGACGCCGGGCGCCTGACCAGTAACACCCTGCGTAATGACAGCAGTCACGACGATATCCAAGCCTCCGGCAAAGGCATAAAAGGCGCGGTCCCAAGCGATAAATTCGACTTCGCCAGCGCCAGTTACAGCTGGACCAAAACCCTGGTCACCGGCTATCACTACGCGAACCTTGAGAACAACTATAAGCAGCATATTTTCAACGTGCTCCACACGCTTTCATTGGGTGATGCCCAGTCCTTCAAGACCGACCTGCGCTATGCCGACTCCAGCAAGGAAGGCAACAGCAACGTCGATAACCAGGCCTTCGGCGCCAAGTTCACGTACAGCATCAGCGGCCACTCGTTCGGCGCCGCCTACCAGCGCATGAAAGGCCTCACCGGTTTCCCGTCCCTGGAGGGTACCGACTCCTACCTGGTGAACTACGTGATGATCTCGCCGGACTTCGCCAACCCCGAGGAAAAGTCCTGGCAGGCTCGCTACGACTATAACTTCGCCGCCCTCGGCATTCCCGGCCTGACCTTCATGACCCGCTACCTCAAGGGCGACAACTTCGAGCGCAGCAAAGGCGTGGAAGGCACCGAGTGGGAGCGCAACACCGATATCGGCTACGTGTTCCAGAGCGGCGCCCTGAAGAACCTTGAAGTGAAATGGCGCAATGGCACGTATCGCAGCAATGGCAGCGGCAGCGATATCGACCAGAACCGCTTTATCGTCAGCTACACCCTGCCCTTGCTGTGA
- a CDS encoding HIT family protein: MKIDPAFVLHETEHWRLNHHQSSALPGYLMLGAKAPIHSLADMPEAALAELGGLLAKTQRVMEAQLKPKWLYISRFGHMPGFPLHFHFIPVYGWVEALFWQDERYRVLESFGTQQKATDGAELTLFIWREFGESPAPPSVQGPSVSEAIRRLRMALNTQDNT; the protein is encoded by the coding sequence ATGAAGATCGACCCGGCATTTGTGCTTCATGAGACCGAGCACTGGCGACTCAATCATCACCAGTCATCCGCGCTGCCGGGCTACCTGATGCTGGGTGCCAAGGCGCCTATTCACTCACTGGCGGACATGCCCGAGGCGGCGCTCGCGGAGTTGGGCGGGTTGCTGGCCAAAACCCAGCGAGTGATGGAAGCGCAACTGAAACCCAAGTGGCTTTACATCAGCCGGTTCGGGCATATGCCTGGGTTCCCGTTGCATTTTCATTTCATTCCGGTTTATGGATGGGTTGAAGCATTGTTTTGGCAGGATGAGCGCTATCGGGTTCTGGAAAGTTTCGGCACGCAGCAGAAGGCTACCGACGGTGCCGAGCTGACGCTTTTTATCTGGCGGGAGTTTGGTGAAAGCCCCGCCCCGCCGTCGGTTCAAGGACCTTCGGTGAGCGAGGCAATCAGGCGTTTGCGCATGGCACTCAATACCCAAGACAACACATAA
- a CDS encoding DUF2946 domain-containing protein, whose protein sequence is MKLSRPDRSLIAWTLYFCVLFNVFVCGLGHGQMMGLELNGLGGQFCSSLGTKAPASDAGLGNPTASSWSNFFACPVCSAVTLGIVFLFCLAWLLGLGQKPRPAHERRNKAPPRYSWPSANPRASPAS, encoded by the coding sequence ATGAAACTCTCCCGCCCGGACCGTTCACTCATTGCCTGGACCCTGTATTTTTGCGTCCTGTTCAATGTGTTCGTCTGCGGTTTGGGCCATGGGCAGATGATGGGCCTGGAGCTGAACGGCCTGGGCGGGCAGTTCTGCTCAAGCCTGGGCACCAAGGCGCCGGCCTCGGACGCAGGCCTTGGCAACCCGACAGCCAGCAGTTGGTCGAATTTCTTCGCGTGCCCGGTGTGCTCCGCCGTGACCCTGGGCATCGTGTTCCTGTTTTGCCTGGCTTGGCTGTTAGGGCTTGGGCAAAAGCCGCGCCCGGCCCATGAGCGTCGCAACAAGGCACCTCCACGGTACTCCTGGCCCTCGGCCAACCCTCGCGCTTCCCCTGCATCCTGA
- a CDS encoding helix-turn-helix domain-containing protein has protein sequence MDNDEIIRRSQAACEALSADDDGLKRQVLTHAGNRWSLGIVHLLGVNGRLRHAEIGRRMEGVTQRMLTRTLRQLERDGLVLRHDFQEVPPKVEYQLSALGKQLLVHMIPLWTWVVENADEFRRSREHFDTEQAP, from the coding sequence GTGGATAACGACGAGATCATCAGGCGCTCACAAGCTGCCTGCGAAGCCCTCAGCGCTGATGACGACGGGCTCAAGCGCCAGGTGTTGACCCACGCCGGGAACCGTTGGTCGTTGGGCATCGTGCACCTGTTGGGCGTGAACGGGCGCCTGCGCCACGCCGAGATTGGCCGGCGCATGGAAGGCGTCACCCAGCGCATGCTCACACGCACCTTGCGCCAGTTGGAACGCGACGGCCTGGTGTTGCGCCATGACTTTCAGGAAGTGCCGCCCAAGGTTGAATACCAGCTGTCGGCGCTGGGCAAACAACTGCTGGTGCACATGATTCCACTGTGGACGTGGGTGGTGGAAAACGCCGATGAATTCAGGCGCTCCCGAGAGCATTTCGATACTGAGCAGGCGCCGTGA
- a CDS encoding cation:dicarboxylate symporter family transporter produces MPTRFANNATLPILIAIALGMVVGLFYPGIAVEMKLLSDAFIKVVGLLMPFLLFVLVSTGVAGIKRAPHHRHVVGRIVMYFQLMSLAALLLGMATGLLFNLDHTAVANLYFDRLAPPVAPQALLHELSMTSVSSSLYRVFTQSLVLQVMLLAVLCGLVLGRGGKVGSRCLGWLERAVAGLFWLLRVVLKFAPLAAFGAMAFVVGKYGVSSVLPLFKFIVVVYLACAAFVILVFATLTRLLGVTLTRLIVYLKEELLLVTFTGSSVAALPGCVSKLEALGCDRQLVRLVLTTGYTFNLSGTNIYLTTAIMFLAHLAGVEIAVPELLAVLVICLFTSLGSTSVAGSALFTLIATLNILQLVPLEGVGLLLGVERLMKCRSLTNVLGNCVACLAICGWQKSIDHEVLKRELSH; encoded by the coding sequence ATGCCAACCCGATTCGCCAATAACGCCACGCTGCCTATTTTGATTGCCATTGCACTTGGCATGGTGGTGGGGCTGTTTTACCCGGGCATTGCGGTCGAGATGAAACTGCTCAGTGACGCCTTTATAAAAGTGGTCGGGTTACTGATGCCGTTTCTGTTATTTGTGCTGGTGTCAACCGGTGTCGCGGGTATCAAGCGCGCGCCCCACCATCGGCATGTAGTGGGTCGGATCGTGATGTATTTCCAGCTGATGTCGCTGGCCGCTTTGCTGTTGGGGATGGCGACGGGGTTGCTGTTCAACCTGGATCATACCGCGGTGGCCAATCTGTATTTTGACCGTCTGGCACCTCCGGTCGCGCCGCAAGCACTGCTGCATGAACTGTCCATGACGTCTGTTTCGTCCAGTCTTTACAGGGTTTTCACCCAAAGCCTGGTGCTGCAGGTGATGCTGCTGGCGGTATTGTGCGGGCTGGTGCTGGGGCGCGGCGGCAAGGTCGGTAGTCGCTGCCTTGGCTGGCTGGAGAGGGCGGTCGCCGGGTTGTTCTGGCTACTGCGGGTTGTCTTGAAGTTCGCACCGCTGGCGGCTTTTGGTGCGATGGCATTTGTGGTGGGAAAGTACGGTGTAAGTTCTGTATTGCCGCTGTTTAAGTTTATTGTTGTCGTTTATCTGGCGTGCGCGGCTTTCGTGATTTTAGTGTTCGCTACGCTTACGCGCCTGCTCGGCGTTACATTGACTCGGCTCATTGTGTACTTGAAAGAAGAGTTATTGTTGGTGACGTTCACCGGTTCTTCAGTGGCCGCACTTCCTGGTTGTGTCAGCAAACTTGAGGCGCTGGGTTGTGATCGTCAACTAGTGCGCTTGGTGCTGACCACCGGCTACACCTTCAACTTGAGTGGCACCAATATCTACCTGACCACCGCGATCATGTTCCTGGCGCACCTGGCCGGGGTGGAAATTGCCGTGCCTGAGTTGCTGGCGGTGCTGGTGATCTGCCTGTTCACCTCGCTCGGGTCCACCAGTGTGGCGGGCTCGGCGCTGTTTACCTTGATTGCCACCTTGAACATTTTGCAACTGGTGCCGCTGGAAGGGGTGGGTTTGCTGTTGGGGGTGGAGCGGTTGATGAAGTGCCGGTCGTTGACCAATGTGCTGGGCAACTGCGTGGCATGCCTGGCGATTTGCGGGTGGCAGAAGTCGATTGACCATGAGGTGTTGAAGCGGGAACTGAGTCACTGA
- a CDS encoding SCO family protein, which translates to MSTLFTRRKVLTGMGLLGLGMLAGCDNSPKLNFKYGKDLSDKIMGRTFKLKNTDGETVTLSSFRGLMPVVFFGFTQCPAVCPTTLARMAQAKKLMGRDGKIMQVVFITLDPERDTPKILDAYVKAFDPSFEALYGTPEEIAVAAKEFGIFYEKIPAGDSYTLSHTATSFVFDTRGTLRLGLSASLNAKECAEDLLTVMEVC; encoded by the coding sequence ATGAGTACGTTATTCACCCGCCGCAAAGTCCTCACCGGCATGGGCCTGCTCGGCCTTGGCATGTTGGCTGGCTGTGACAACAGCCCCAAACTTAACTTCAAGTACGGCAAGGACCTGAGCGACAAGATCATGGGCCGTACCTTCAAACTCAAGAACACGGACGGCGAAACCGTCACCTTGAGTTCCTTCCGTGGCTTGATGCCCGTGGTGTTCTTCGGCTTCACCCAGTGCCCGGCCGTGTGCCCGACCACACTGGCGCGCATGGCCCAGGCGAAAAAACTGATGGGCCGCGACGGCAAGATCATGCAGGTGGTGTTTATCACCCTCGACCCGGAACGCGACACACCCAAGATTCTCGACGCCTACGTCAAGGCCTTCGACCCCAGCTTCGAAGCGCTGTACGGCACCCCGGAAGAAATCGCCGTGGCCGCCAAGGAATTCGGGATTTTTTATGAAAAGATCCCCGCCGGCGACAGCTACACGCTCTCCCACACCGCCACCAGCTTTGTGTTTGACACCCGGGGCACCCTGCGCCTGGGCCTGTCCGCCTCGCTTAATGCCAAAGAGTGCGCAGAAGACCTGCTCACCGTCATGGAGGTCTGCTAA